Part of the Zingiber officinale cultivar Zhangliang chromosome 8A, Zo_v1.1, whole genome shotgun sequence genome, GGATTACATAGACTTGCTACTTGTTGGAAGGTATTTAACAAGACatataagaagaaggatgagtcATTTGTCGATCGACATTTCTCAGCAATTAACGTAAGAATATTTCGTGAATATATTTGTAGACTTTATATGAaggtaaataaaattattattttaacataaGAAGCAATGCCCACTAAAATTGTACAGACATCTCAGCCTAGTGTAGAGGGAGAGGAGCCATAGCCTCTTTCCACCTATGAGATAATTAACATTTATTATAACATCATCGGTTGAAGGAAGAAGACCTCCTTTTACAAGCTTGGCTCTCAAGCCAAAGTTGTCTTTGTTGGATGAGGACTCCAAGGATCAAGGGGTGTCCTAATTCCTCCTCATCTACTGAGGTACAAGCATTGCGGGTAAAAAATCAGGATTTGTGGACTCGACTCTCGTCATTAGAGGAGATGATGGTTGAGAGAGATGCAAAGGCAAGGGAGATGTGTGGGCGACGAGCTCAAATTGAGGAGATAGTTCATCATATGCAAGCATTTGTAGTTCCGTTCATTCTCGATTCACAAATGTAGGGCCCACATCATTTGGAGTCCCAGAGACCTAGGATTCTAATGATTTTCTTATTGAGTGGATCATTTTGAGCAAGGACGAAACTAAGAATTTCATATTAAGGGGGTGAAATATATATGTTTATGTTGTGGGGAGGCGATCATGTCGCTGCCTCCCATTCGCCTCTCTTTCACCCCTCTTATTCCTATATGGCATACACTTCTTATACGTAAAAATTGAAGAGGAGTGGTCGCCACCATCATCCCTCTTTGGCCCCGTCCCTAATTTTGAGGTATGTTATATTTtatcttaacttttaattttttttttatgtttcagTTAAAAATATtgctatcattttttttaaaaaaaaatatatgcatatatatttttattataatttttcatGATCATCCTTAGATGTTGCATATTTCTATCATCATATTCAGACGTCTAAGTCCCCTCGGATGGATCTAATAGTTAACGTataaggtgttgccacaatgaggtctggggttcgaatctcgacaaaaccGAGgtaatacctcccttatgtgctagtcactattccaaagtctagtaaccgtccgtgatttacctcctccgtgttagccttgggacgggttgaccggagcgctaggggcgagcgtattcagcTTTTTGTCAATATTCATATGTCTAAAATCTAAAGTgatatatgtttttttattttgtattagATTTTCTCTCTCTAACTTTAAAGAATAGTAGTTATGAAATCTAAAtttatgaataaatataatagtaGCAGTGACTTTTACATaaactataaattttaaaataaactctatatttaagaaaaaataatttaatcacGTGAACCTATTAATCTATTATACACCATCTTATAcaggattaaaaaaaataattttatgattcaAATTCATaactataataataattattataataataataattattattattattattataatccATTCGTAAAGTCCGTGTTCCATGACCCGGACGCTTTGGTTAAACCCTGAACGCGTGAATAAAACCCTCGCGTTTCCTAGTTCCCAAACATTGGCCGCCGCACATCGCCGCCTCGGCCGTACGTTCCTCACAAACCTTGGCCTATCCGGTATCTCACGGGAATCGTCGAGATCGATAAGGAGATATACAGGGATGGGGAGCGACAGTGAAAATGAGAAGTCagtgaaggagaggaagaagttgATGGCCGTCGCCCCGATTGCCAAACCCTTAGCCGGAAAGAAGTTATGCAAGCGGAGCCTCAAGCTCGTCCGACGAGGTAGTCTCCTCTATTATTACAAACGATGCTGTTTGTTTCTCCGATTGATTGCGAATGTCAGCCTGTATCATTTAGGTTATTATGATAGTTGGACACTGGGAGGCCTTTTTCGTTTGCTGGTTTTGGGCTAAATAGAAAAGGAAATCTTTTTGCCCTCCAAATTCCTCTCTTTGCTGTGATATATTCGTACAGTTTATGACTTTTTTGTTGCATTGTATTTGTGCTACCAGCTGCTGAGGCTAAGTGCTTGAAACGTGGAGTGAAGGAAGTAGTGAAGAGTGTGCGCCGTGGTCAAAAGGGGTCAGTTTCCTTCTTGTTCTGTTGTTGATTATAATTACAGTATGTGTGAAAAGAACCAACTAAATGTGAAGTGCCTCAGTGCCTGCATACAAATTAGGCGTGTCAATGAGGACAGGTTCAATTTGGTCAGGTCCAGTTATGGTCCGTCTGTGTTGAGCACAGTCCACGGTGATGCACCCCAGGCCTAGCATAGGTGCCCCAGACACTCCCTTTCCACGATCGAGCTACAAaatgattataaaaaaaataataaatagaaaagGCCGTGTTTTGGCTGTGTGCCAACCCTTGCGAGCCTTACTCATTCTGGCCTGATTCCATGCCTGGCTGGAGAGTTGTGCCTGACTCTAGCCTGCGCCTATTGCCCCAAGCATGTCACGGCCAGTTCAGGTTTGAGTTGCCCCAAGCTTGGCAAAATTCATACTGTCCCTCCCCACTTGGCACCGCTGCTTAGAAATTTTGGTGGTGGATTTTGAATTACTGattgttttataattaaaaagttaaatattagttttaaatTAGTATGGTTTTATAGTCTGAAATTATTATGATGCATTTACGATCTTGTATTCCTTTTTCTATCATATAATATAATTAGTTTTACATGGGATATCTTTATGTTAGATTTAGTTTGACGTTATATACTCTCTCAAACTAATGGTCTGTCAGTATATATTTTCAACATATGCATGCTGCATATAACACTTAGATTatcttttaataaatattatctataatatttgATACAAGTCATTAATTTCAATTATTTGAGATTGATTGCGTGGATTTTATATTGTCATTGAACCCAATGTAAAATTGCCCCCACAAGTGAAAATCTTTTATATCACTATGATTGATGTCAAGTGTTCTTAAGCTTCCTATCCCTCACACCCAAAATTGATTCAATTTATCTAACCTTCTGATATCATCTAGAAGCATGCCAAGTCTGCCTCATACCCAACTGATGAACCTTTATTTTAGTCTGCCCTCATCTGCAGAAACAATGTTAATTGCACTTTGTTGGTTGCAGATTGTGTATTATTGCTGGGAATATATCTCCTATTGATGTGATTACCCATGTTCCCATCTTACTGGAGGAAGCTGATATTCCCTATATATACGTTCCATCAAAAGAGGTTTGTTTGACTCATCTTAGTTCCTTTGCTTTTTAAATTCTGCTTTGTAAATCCATTTAGTCAAAGAACATGTAACAGCAttaactttttaaaggattcatgAGCCTTTTCAGCAATTTAACCAGTTTGTGCCTGAGTTTTTGTTTTTATCTGGATGTCATTCTGTCTTTCCTCTTTACCCTGAAAGAATTGTTAGATGAAAGTAGTTAAGGGTTACATTTATAAAAAAGAACAGTTTAATGATTGTTATGTGTGTAGATAACTAAGCATTTCTCCGTGCTCATGTTTCATATTCTGAATCATTCTCCTTGCCATTGTTGTTAGTCAAACAGCAAGACTACATTTGCATCTCTTTGCATACCATTCTCTTTCCCATGTCTAGGCTATTGGAGGCTGGTCACAATCAAACCATTTTACTCATGAAGCTTCTATTGCTTAATGAGATGGAGACTGTTGCATGCTCTTTTCAGAACTCTGTTTCTTCTATCcattcttttgttttttccccGCTAATTTCTTTTCGTTTCATCGTAGGATCTCGCAGTTGCTGGAGTCACCAAGAGGCCAACTTGCTGTGTATTGATTACAACCAAACCAACTAAAGGGGAGTTGACCCAAGACGTGCAAGAGAAGCTGCAATCAGATTACAACCAGGTCGTAGCAGATGTTAAGGAGCTCACAGCTTGCCTCTTCTGAACGTGTCAAAACTTTCCGAGTCACCCATGTCTGCAGTTTACTTATGAGCAATTTTTTCCAACTTCCGTTACAAGCCTGAATCCTTAGTTATGTATTCATGCTTCATGCTTGATACAAGACATTAATATAGAACGGTTGACCGCGCGTTGCTAGTATCTGTGCTGATTAAGCTCCGTCAGTGTGGAGTCTTGATCTTAAGTTGGCCTTGATTTGGGACGCCAATGTTTGATTTTTCCTACTTTGTCTCACTATCCGGACGCAAGAGTTTGCAGGATATCCACCACTGGATGTGGATAAGGAGGAATTTATGTAATCTTGGTATTAGACATCAAATAGAAGCCCTTGTTGAGTATTTTAAGGTTAATTATTGATCCTGATGTGATTGTtgattatcaaattttttaacctATGGAGCTTGCATTGGCAACCTTGCATCAAACTGGTAGGCTTATCGGAGGCATCTATTGGAAACACTGTTCAAGAAACTCATTGGTTGAAAAGTTACTAActaaaaaactccttttattcgaGAAAATATGAGTGTGAGAAATGAAAATGTTTTTGGGTTTCATTTTGATATAAACCTAGACAATGGCATACAACTTGAGGGAAAACAAgcggttgaatttttttttaaagaaaaagaaattgggCAAATAGTTTTCCTTCATTAATCCCTTGTTAAAGtcacttaaaatttcaaaaatattcttcACGTATCAAAAAGTTTGTGGGAATGGATCTTTGATGGCTGCCCTCCCGTCGCCAGCATCTTATGAGCCCTCTGATGTCTGGACTAAGCTTATTCTTGACAAAAGATGAAACTAACTTCAAAATGGAGttggaattttttatttattaatctgGGTATCCAAGTTCTTATAGATCGTTTAATTTTAGAGATGAACGATCTTTCCTCTTAGTTCATCCACCGGTTAAATCCGGAAAAACTTGTGGCAATTCGTCCAACAGCTAATCTCCACAGTCGAAACTCCACTCTTAAATCTGCCCTTGCCTCAACTGAGTTTCCAACCGCGATACTAATCCACTGAATGTTTTACTGCTACACCGTGCTAGCTAGAGGGGTGGAGTTTAGAGTTCATGAACCTTATTCTTATTCTGGTGCATAAATATCGTACAACTCAAGCAACTAGAGTGCTTGTTTGCTGTCTTTTTGCACGGTATTGCAACCGATTTCTTGGTAATAGTTGACCAAAATATTCTAATTGCATGGCTCAGCCACAACCCACTGCAAGTAGTTCGAGTTGATCTTTTCTCTCCCCTTCCTCATCCTCAACAAATGTTTCTAAGTCGGGCAGATACCCTGCCCACATCATTTCAGAAATTAGCTCATCCAACCTTTCATATATCTCATTGCATTTTGGGTGAGCCTTGTCTCCCACAAGAAAAGTGTGCATCTCATTCTTTATCTCTATCCAGCTACAACCAGGTTCTTTCTTAAGTTTGCTCTCCTTCATTATCCGTCTCATTCTCGACACCTCTTCCCATCTTCCAGCATTGGCATATATATTTGACAAGAGAATGCAAGAGGAGGAATCGTCAGGGTCCAACATCATTAATTTTTTTGCTGCAATTTCCGCTACCTCCACATTTTTATGAATCTTGCACAGGCTCAGAAGAGTTCTCCACATAACATCATCAGCTTCGAATGGCATTTTAACAATAAGTTCCAAAGCTTCACTAACCCCCTTTCCACGCCCAATGATGTCCACCACGCAAGAGTAGTGCTCTAATCTTGGCTCCAACTGGTAGTGGTCAGTCATCAAACTGAAGTAGGACATGCCCTCATCGAACAGACCGACATGTCCACAAGCCCGAAGAACTGCGAGAAATGTCGTATGGTT contains:
- the LOC122012459 gene encoding H/ACA ribonucleoprotein complex subunit 2-like protein, with the protein product MGSDSENEKSVKERKKLMAVAPIAKPLAGKKLCKRSLKLVRRAAEAKCLKRGVKEVVKSVRRGQKGLCIIAGNISPIDVITHVPILLEEADIPYIYVPSKEDLAVAGVTKRPTCCVLITTKPTKGELTQDVQEKLQSDYNQVVADVKELTACLF